Genomic segment of Cronobacter dublinensis subsp. dublinensis LMG 23823:
TCCATACCAGAAACGAAGGGCGGCACCCTTCGCCATTTTTCAGCGTCACTTTACCGGCATCCGCGCCGGTCACCTGCCAGCCTGTCGGGAGCATCGCGCCAGGGCTGACTCGCAGCCACGTTTTAGACGGCGTTTGCAACAGCACCCGCACCGACGCGCCCTTCTGCACCATACCGCCGTAGCGCCAGAGGGAGACCTGATGAAGTTGGCAGCGGGCCTGCGGCGGCGCAAACGGG
This window contains:
- a CDS encoding HofP DNA utilization family protein, whose product is MKSNALFALLLLASLPALAGRDPFAPPQARCQLHQVSLWRYGGMVQKGASVRVLLQTPSKTWLRVSPGAMLPTGWQVTGADAGKVTLKNGEGCRPSFLVWTLKEAQHDKEIPSFIITRSEHHLRRAREPGRIPDRG